The nucleotide window GGCCTTGGCAAAGAGGGCGTGGTTTTTTAGTGTAGGGGCGTGGCCACCTCATGCACCAAATTGACGTCTGCTAGCACCAGCTGTCAGTATTATCTGCGGCTGCCACGTGGGAGAATGTCCTGGATTTATAAGGAGGCGTACACCTCTATATACATCAGACATGACCCTACAttggagaggggggggagggggttacttaGTAAATAACTCCCAATTTGttttattaaaggagatctgcggcaaaaaataactcatcccctatccacaaagcaaaacaacaacaacaatactaCCTTATTTGGAAAACATGGATGAAAAAGCAATAAAGAAGTCTTATCTATCCCGGTGATTACTACTGCTACAGGTCACCCGCAAAAAAGGCTTTCAAATAAAAACCAAAAACTTTACACAGGTCACAATACGGCAAAGTagagcagtttatttttttatttttattttttttaaagtaggaaAATATAAATAATGTACATTTGGTATCAAAGTGATTGTAGTGACCGACAGTATAAAGTCAACATATCGAGCAAATGAGGTAAAATCTGAGCCCCACAGAAAATgacagaattatttttttatatacatataaaataaacaaatgacatagaggtacaaaaatatataaaagagttcagcaagacaagttcagaaaacaaaaaggaagtccttactagggatcgaccgattatcggtatggccgatattatcacgattttgggcattatgggTATcgccaattaccttgccgataataccGCACCCCCCAACGCTGCCCAATTGCCTCCCCCatacccagttttataattacctgttcccgagatCCGCGCTACTTGTGGCTCCTGCGCTGTCCTGCGCTAcgttgtgcgctgcgcaatgacgagtgacgtcctcaacgcgacatgaccgtcagtacgcacagtgacagctcaggacgggaGCCAGAAGAAGCCCCCCCGGGAATAGGGAATTATAGAATCggggatggggcagcggcagtggttaAAGTCAGTACGGGCAGGGGGacagaagcgggcggcggcggtggtctctgcgcgggggggggggcagcggtggtggtagtgcgggccctgggaacaggtaattataaaaccagggatgggggaggcaatggggcagcggcggtggttaaACTCAGGaccggcaaggggagagaagcggccggcggtggtctctggccccgaaaaatctgctgcagttcactgatttaaagcacccgctttaaatcattgatctgcagcggcttctgtagggctggggggggggggaagagtggtgaaatagccgataacttataccggaatattggtacaagttatcggctatcggacgGAAAGTCCACagcttatcggtatcggccctaaaaaatcaatattggtcgatccctagtccttacagcataatggaAGAGCGGTCCTTGTGAGTGAGGGTCCAGCTGTATCTTGGGATGGCTTCAACAAAGCTTtgtccagcatctcagttttatagggttttttttttttttttaggaaggaaAAGGGAATTCATCTGACCCCACAAGGGAAATGCCATCTTTCTATCCTGGTCCCTTATCTTAGTTTGTTTTATGATGGCCAGAGAGCCTGACTTCAAAGGAGGTATAACACAGATAGACGGAcccccaataaaactggaatacacaaaaacaaatacacagtctgaatgaaccctcacccatgccttagatcagtggtctccaacctgcggacctccagatgttgcaaaactacaactcccagcatgcccaaacagcctttggctgtcctggcatgctgggagttgtagttttgcaacagctaaagagccCCAGGGTAGGGGAAGGTGCTCTacattgtttcccaatcagactgcctccagctgttgcaaaacaacaactcccagcatgcccggacagccgttggctgtccgggcatgctgggagttgtagttttgcaacatctggaggtccgcaggttggagaccactgccttagatcatacattatacacaaatacaattataatacacatgtacgattccataatcaggccttgggcctgacaggtccccataccatccagaatataatcctgtccggctgcagcatcatctttgtcccagctgaagcacaggcagggacaaggtccaggaagtgagggcgggactagcactcctctgtgctcactcctgtcctatcagactgcagcatgaaaacagagaggagggggttacagagcagcctgcagtgattggatgaagagacccagcacagcagactcagggaggaagtgaatgcatggtgtgtAAGGGCtggactaacactcctctgtgatcacttctgtcctatcagactgcagcatgaaaacagagaggagggggttacagagcagcctgcagtgattggatgaagagacccagcacagcagactcagggaggaagtgaatgcatggtgtgtAAGGGCtggactaacactcctctgtgatcacttctgtcctatcagactgcagcatgaaaacagagaagagggggttaaaaagcagcctgcagtgattggatgaagagacccagcacagcagactcagagcacagaatgacaaaccaattgaacaacagatagaaggtatttgtgagagaaatataggttctagacataaaaattatatgtacatgatcaggattaggtactgagtaacatataaatgttttttttttggggggggcggggggatatgacaggtactctaactcAGAAACTGGGAAAAAAGTGTCTACACTTCAAAATAAATTTGGAGCAAATCAAGTAAGATGCCAGAATTCTGACGTACTTACAATAGTCAATCTGCCCTAAAGTTATACCATTGCATCAactgtatcaaaaaaagtacagtcgGCTACACTTTTCAATAAAACACTACGTATAAATGTCTGTGTTTATACAcattgtgggagattagctcccTAGAACCAGTCAAACGGCGGCAAAATAGCAGCCAGAGACGTGGACGTAACCTTTAAGCAGATATTCTCCTGTATTAAAGTTTTGAATTAGCCTTAAACTTCAGGAAAAAACGAATACAaactaaatcttttttttttttttctttctggtgacttactaccagccacccgaACAAAAATGAGTGAGGCTTGGTTCACAATATGGAATTTCGAGTGCAGCTAGTGCTAACAGTCaacgctaggaccgcacggacattgccgtccccataaacGACAATGTCTGGGCAGCGGATTCCACTTGATGAGTAAGATCATTCTTCTGGTGGCGGAACGTCTGTCtctgagattccatagtgtgccctgcgtagcggaatcccattgccagcaatatgattctgctgcactggaattacCAACCGGAATCCCTAAACAAAATCCCGCTCCggaaattctatagtgtgaacccggcctaggTAAAGGTCCACCTCAGGACCCCAACTCATCAGAGGTTCCTCACAGCCCCTCAGTGCAGACTTGGTTACACCTTTTAGAGCCCAAAATGAATCGgcctcagcacctgtgctgacttaaaggggtactccgctgctcagcgtttggaacaaactgttctgaacactggagccgggagctcgtgacctcatagccccgccccctcatgacgtcacgccccgctccctcaatgcaagtctatgggagggggcgtgacggctgtcacgccccctcccatagacttccattgagggggcgtggcgtgacaccaTAAGGGgttgggctatgacgtcacaccttaagggggcggggctatgacgtcacgagctcccggcgcgcATCCAACTTTCAAAactgtttgtttcaaacgctgagcagcggagtaccccttttatgccAACCTGAAAATGAAAAgccccactaccaaacctgcTTTTTATTCCTTAAAATTCCAGGACTGATAACAAAACTCCCTAGCGAGGTAAGTCATGCCAGGAATTGAAACTATTTCTTGTACTCcccatatctcacccagctttcttTGGATGGGATATGCACTTCCTGAAACCTGGTATCCATATACGAAAATCTAGAGATCCCGTATGACCATTCCTGTCGCTgttccactatatatatatatcgagttGCATACACATTTGCATACGTCTGGGAAGCGCATTCTTCCATTTTTATCCCAGAAGGCCATTACCACCAGCATCAATTACACAGATAATACATTTTCCTATTTGTATCAAGCACCGTGTGTATAATCTTGAAAACAATAAAGTTATATAGTTTTGAAACGTAGGCACCAACCATCTGTTGTGAcagtaaggctttgttcacacgttggaatgtctgcacggaaaatttCTGGGCGGTCATTCcacagacagcggaggaccgccagaacatgccggcgctaggaccgctcagaaacgcattgccgtctcatagacggaaatgcatttccttgcggaatctgcaaaaacattgaaaagGTTTAGGCtaggggttcacactgcagattccgagtgcggccggcGCCGACTGATTgaggaccgcgcggacaccgcagtctccaatagactgcaatgtgttccgcgagtttttccgcctgaagaacgagcaacgccattcttcaggcggaaattttcaagcggattttccgtatcccaaattccgcttcacaaattcctgaagtgtgaatttgggaacgggaaacccattcactatacagtacattttaggaagcggaattgcaggcggaaattccgtagtgtgagccTAGCCTTAGTGTTTTTTTTGCTGATGCCAGAAACAGGATTTCCGCGGCGTGTGAacggagcagcagaatcccattgaaatctgtGGCTGCGGAATTCTGTGtgaacattctgccgtgtgaacatagcctaagggtacgttcacacgggcggattacctgcagaatttccgcagcagataatccgctaccattgaattcaatgggtccgaaggaaaatctgcaaaactgcctctattgcggattttctgctgacccattgaagttaatggtagcaaaattccgcaggtaatttgcccatgtgaacgtaccctaaatcagtgtttcccaaccagggtgcctccaggtttagcaaaactataactcccagcatgcctggatggcATTTGGTTACAAGCAGCTATGTCCTCCCCTAGCAGATTAACTCATCAGATGAAAGCATCTTTATAATAAcctagcacagtggcctccaaactgtaaacctccagctgttgcaaaactgcaactcccagcatgcctggacagccaaaggctgtccaggcatgctgggagttgtagttttgcaacatctggaggcaccctggttgggaaacactggcctaaatctTCATATTTCCGTAGTAGCGTGTTGCGGGGTAAAGAAGATACCTGAGATCATAGCTCAACCTGATTAATCGGGGCTGAAGAAGTTCCATTCTCCAAGGGGGAGTGTGACCTTTCGGGGTGTGAGGTTATTTCGGGCGGTCCTCTTAATTTCATCCTCATACTCTTCTTTGAACTTATTCTCTATGTCCTGTCTGTTCATCACTTTGCGGCCGTTCTCGTCTATTATACAGATTTCTCTCCTCACGTCTTCATCGCACTGTAGCAGCCGGCTGAGAGACTCGTTTTCGGCGCAGTTTCCGTACGGCCAGTGCTCCATTTTATTGTGCGCTTCGTGTTCGGGGATAGCCTTTAGCTTGTACATTTTGAAGCATTTGTTACATGGAGGGATTTTCTTTCTTTGTATGAAGCTATAGGTCATGCACTCCACTCGTTCAGGGAAGGTTATAGGATGACCTTGACCTGCACAACACACTGCGTACGAGACCGCCCGGTCCCACACGTGCAGCGCGGACACAGCGATCATTATCTTCCTCTCAATCTTACCCTTACAAGACAAGGACGAGCCGTACGCCTTCCTGAGGACCTTCGCATTATTAGAATCTTTGACGCAGCAGAATGTGACCGCAGACGCGTTGAAGGCAAAGTCATTGGCGATAAACTCGTCTTCTTTCTCCTTATGAGACTTCAGCAGAGATTTATTAACATTCTCCAGGTGTTTCGATAATAAATCTAGATCGTCCCATTCCATTCCTTTAGTCAtctaagaaaagaaaagaacagtCATATAGTCATGCAGAATAGGGACACTACGGTACATATCTCCGTTCTGTGCACAAAGTGATCTCCGCTCTGTGCACGAAGTGATCTCCGCTCTGTGCACGAAGTGATCTCCGCTCTGTGCACGAAGTGATCTCCGCTCTGTGCACGAAGTGATCTCCGCTCTGTGCACGAAGTGATCTCCGCTCTGTGCACGAACGGATCTCCGCTCTGTGCACGAACGGATCTCCGCTCTGTGCACGAAGTGATCTCCGCTCTGTGCACGAAGTGATCTCCGCTCTGTGCACGAAGTGATCTCCGCTCTGTGCACGAACGGATCTCCGCTCTGTGCACGAAGTGATCTCCGCTCTGTGCACGAAGTGATCTCCGCTCTGTGCACGAAGTGATCTCCGCTCTGTGCACGAAGTGATCTCCGCTCTGTGCACGAAGTGATCTCCGCTCTGTGCACGAAGTGATCTCCGCTCTGTGCACGAAGTGATCTCCGCTCTGTGCACGAAGTGATCTCCGCTCTGTGCACGAAGTGATCTCCGCTCTGTGCACGAAGTGATCTCCGCTCTGTGCACGAAGTGATCTCCGCTCTGTGCACGAAGTGATCTCCGCTCTGTGCACGAACTGATCTCCGCTCTGTGCACGAACTGATCTCCGCTCTGTGCACGAACTGATCTCCGCTCTGTGCACGAACTGATCTCCGCTCTGTGCACGAACTGATCTCCGCTCTGTGCACGAACTGATCTCCGCTCTGTGCACGAACTGATCTCCCCTCTGAGCACGAACTGATCTCCCCTTTGAGCACGAACTGATCTCTTCCTCTCAGTGACAAGGATGACGGTGAGATGAGAGAGTTGCTTAGCTGAGAGCTTCTCCTGCCTCGTTCCGGCCCTCAGTGGGGGTCTGCAcacccagaccctgactgatcaagtaGGTCCCCAGTGGGTCAGTAATCTTCCCTTCCTCTTTATGTAATGGGcaatgggcaacaacgggtccagaTAGATCCCATTTACTAGTATGGTGTCCATTGGGCATCGTTTTTTGACGGCAGCAGTGAGAGATAGAAACTTTGCATGATGTAGTTTCCTCCGGCTATTCTCCCCAGTTTCCCCGACTGATATGAAAGAAGCCTTAGATTGGGTAGAGAAGCCTTTAACAggggcacattaaaggggtactccattggaaaacattttttcaattttaaatcaactggtgccagaaagtttaacagatttgtaaattacttctatttaaaaatgttcacccttccagtacttatcagctgctgtatgctccacaggaagttctttcctttctgtctgaccacagtgctctctgctgacacctgtgtccatgtcaggtactgtccagagcaggagaggtttgctatggggatttactcctactctggacagttcctaaaatggacagaggtgtcagcagagagcactgtggttaggcagaaaagaaattaaaaaagaaaagaacttcctctggaacatacagcacctgataagtactggaaggattaagattttttttaatagaagtcattcacaaatctgtttaaaggggtattccaggccaaaacttttttttatatatcaactggctcctgaaagttaaacacatttgtaaattacttctattaaaaaatcttaatccttccaatagttattagcgtctgaagttttctgtctaactgcacaATGAtgttgtcacgtcccgggagctgtgcatgatgggagaatatccccataggaactgcacagctcccgcgacgtgagtcatcagagagcagttagacagaaaacaacaactcaacttcagaagctaataactattggaaggattaagattttttaatagaagtaatttacaaatctgtttaactttccggagccagttgatatatatatatatataaaaaaaggttttgcctggaatacccctttaactttctggcaccagttgatttaagtacTTTCTTTAAGGGAAGCTCAAGGGAGGCTTAATATGCATTAACACTTCCCTGTCCTGCAGAAGTTGCCATCTTGAAAGGCTGTGATAATAGTGAAACATGGAGACTTACGTATTCCAGGAGAATGGAGTATGGGGTATACCGAGGAAGATGAGTGTTGTACTGCTTGAAAGGCTTTGGGAAAGCTTCTTTATATCTTTCAGTCAATGTTTCGGGAAGGAATTCCTCTGGTGCGATTGGTGGGCAATGAATATGTCCAAAAAAGAAGATGGAATGTAGTACCTGGTGAAAGAGATGAAAATAAGCGGTATGCATGTGTAGTAACCCCGGCAGACATGAATTCTCATTCCCAATGCTCCTCtccccattttaaaggggtactctgctgctcagcgtttgaaacaaactctTCCAAACGCTgtagctgggagctcgtgacttcatagccccgccccctcatgatgccacgccccgccccctcaatgcaagtttatgggagggggcgtgacatccgtcacgccccctcccataaacttgcattgagggggtggggtgtgacgtcacaagggggcagggatatgatgtcacgagctcccggctacagcgttcggaacagtttagtATATTTAGATAGGGTTtagtataaaggggtactccggtgaaaaactttttttttttttttaaatcaactggtgccagaaagttaaacagatttgtaaattacttctataaaaaaaatcttaatccttccagtacttattagctgctgaatgctacagaggaaattattttctttttggaacacagagctctctgctgacattacgagcacagtgctctctgctgacatcacgaacacagagctctctgctgacatcacgagcacagtgctctctgctgacacctctgtccattttaagaactgtccagagtaaaaaggaaatccccatagcaaacatatgctgctctggacagttcctaaaatggacagagatgtcagcagagagcactgtgctcgtgatgtcagcagagagctctgtgttccaaaaagaaaataatttcctctgtagcattcagcagctaataagtattagaaggattaagatttttatttatttttaatagaagtaatttacaaatctgtttaactttctggcagcagttgatttaaaaaaaaaatatataatttctccggagtacccctttaatatttcccAAAAGCCTTTCATCCTAGACACATACCCGTTCCATGTAATGACGAACGACTTCCTTACGAAACTTTGCGCCCTTGAGCAGATTCATGAAGACAATAATGAAGAGGTTTCCACTTGTCACAAAGTTTTCCCTCTGTTTTTCTCTATTCCGCTCCACTTttctgcaggagaaaatccatatTGTAAATGACACTTACATGTAAGTGACTGCCGGGCGGagcgttttgtataatgtgtgtTATACATAAAGTTTGAACAATCTAATTCAGcttcataattaaaggggttaattcctggaaaaaaaactttttttttatatatatatatcaactggctccagaaagttaaaaagatttgtaaattatttctattaaaaaaaatcttaatcctttcagtactcatgagctgctgaagttgagttgttcttttctgtctaagtgctctctgatgacacctgtctcgggaactgtccagagtagaagcaaatccccatagcaaacctcttctactctgtgcagttcccgagacaagcagagatgtcagcagagagcactgttaccagacagaaaagaacaactcaacttctgcagctgataattattggaaggattaagatttttttaatagaagtaactttctggagccagttgatatatatatatatatatatatatatatatatataaaagtttttcctggaatacccctttaactctctaacagATTCATAGGAGCTTTGCGTGGGCTGATGGTCGAAGCCAACACAGTTTTTCCCAAGCTCGGGCTAATCCCGCAGGCGCTGTCACTGTGCCCGTACGATCAAACAGCAGGAGCTGTAAATCTTTAACAGCGCGGATTTAGTGAGGAACACACCCAGAATTCCATTCCCAGAATttttaaggaaatctgtcaccagtgtcacctgaactaacctgccggtaccaacagatagtgcaggtgacactgatgacaatggtactcaccttgtcccgttccgtggcggggatctctggtaatcttggccgttagctccagctccgggcacccgacttggggcatgggcggagcttagtgacatcaccgcggctgttctctagcagcgggacctaACAAGGAGCAGccgcggtgacgtcactaagctccgcccatgccccaagtcgGGTGCCCGGAGCTGGAGATAACGGccaagattaccagagatccccgccacagaacgggacaaggtgagtaccattgtcatcagtgtcacctgcaccggtactgacaggttagttcagctgacagatttcctttaaccctttatgtgatgtcccagtatgggatatagtcccgtacagtacttaggccctgtcaggttcagtccctctgtgtcctaggggatCTAGGGGCCCCAGGACTAGAGAAGGCACAGCCTAATACTATATTGTGCCTGTAAGTGTAAGTTCACACAGTGCCTATTTTTGTGCCTATTTTTGCCTATAATTTGAGGATTACATCCAAAACTGCTAAAGGAAAAACAAATAGGTTGGTAAGTTTTGCGCTGTGGGGACATAacctaatgtttcccaaccagggtgcctccaggtgttgtaaaactacaactcccagcatgcctggacagccaacggctgtccaggcatgctgggagttgtagttatgcaacatctggaggcaccccagttgggaaacactgacataacctAACACTGGGTATAGCAAAGCATTATATCAGGAACAACAAAAAAGGGGCAAAAGAAGTTATAAATAAAATACGGTAAGTTGTAGTCTTTATCGGAACCagttaaggatatatatatatacacacacactatatacacacaagttataaataaaataataacttgTAGTCTTTATCGGAACCAgtttaggatatatatatatacacacacactatatacacacaagttataaataaaataataacttgTAGTCTTTATCGGAACCagttaaggatatatatatatacacacactatatacacacaagttataaataaaataataacttgTAGTCTTTATCGGAACCAgtttaggatatatatatatacacacacactatatacacacaagttataaataaaataataacttgTAGTCTTTATCGGAACCAgtttaggatatatatatatacacacacactatatacacacaagttataaataaaataataacttgTAGTCTTTATCGGAACCagttaaggatatatatatatacacacactatatacacacaagttataaataaaataataagttgTAGTCTTTATCGGAACCagttaaggatatatatatatatatatatatatatatatatacacacactatatacacacaagttataaataaaataataagttgTAGTCTTTATCGGAACCagttaaggatatatatatatatatatatatatatatatatacacacactatatacacacaagttataaataaaataataagttgTAGTCTTTATCGGAACCagttaaggatatatatatatacacacactatatacacacaagttataaataaaataataagttgTGGTCTTTATTGGAACCagttaaggatatatatatatatatatatatacacacacacactatatacacacaagttataaataaaataataagttgtagtttttattggaaccagtttaggtggtatatatatatatatatatatatacataaaaaaaataaaaaataaaaattataagttGTGGTCTTTATTGGAACCAGtttagggggtgtatatatatatatatacacacacaatttataaataaatagtaagttgcagtttttattggaaccagtttagggtatatatatatatatatatatacacacaagttataaataaaataataagttgTGGTCTTTATTGGAACCAgtttaggatatatatatatatatatatatatatatatatatacacacacaagttataaataaatagtaagctgcagtttttattggaaccagtttagggtgtatatatatatatatatatatatatatatacacaagttataaataaaataataagttgTGGTCTTTATCGGAACCagttaaggatatatatatatacacacacactatatacacacaagttataaataaaataataagttgTAGTCTTTATCGGAACCagttaaggatatatatatatacacacacactatatacacacaagttataaataaaataataagttgtagtttttattggaaccagtttaggtggtatatatatatatatatatatatatatatatatatatatatacataaaaaaataaaaaataaaaattataagttGTGGTCTTTATTGGAACCAGTTTAgggggggatatatatttatatatatatatatatatatatatatatatatatatatatatatatatatatatatatatatatacacacacacacacaagttatAAATAAATGAACCAGtttagggtatatatatatatatatatatatatatatgagggcagcATAACAGGACAGCAGACAATCTGTTCCCCGCTGCCTGTCTACAATGATGAAGTCACAACCCTGCAGAAGAACCCCCAATAATGACAGGTTCCTCCCCATCACTTGTTGGCCCCctatggaaccccccccccccgctatgatCTTCATAGTAAAAACGTACTTTATAAACTGCATGTTGTTCTCATTCGTATCCAAATTATGATTCTGAAGGAAAACCAAAAGAAAGAAATTCACATTATTTACAACAAATGATTTTGGTTTTATCTAACACAAACGTATATAATGACTTGATGTAGTCCTAAgcaataaagtgtaaaataaccttccaaaaacagcgccaccattgtccacaggttgtgtctgatATTACAGCTTAGCCCTTTTCACGTCAATGGGGCCGAGC belongs to Hyla sarda isolate aHylSar1 chromosome 13, aHylSar1.hap1, whole genome shotgun sequence and includes:
- the LOC130297561 gene encoding uncharacterized protein LOC130297561 → MESHDTEPEAMDTEESNNHNLDTNENNMQFIKKVERNREKQRENFVTSGNLFIIVFMNLLKGAKFRKEVVRHYMERVLHSIFFFGHIHCPPIAPEEFLPETLTERYKEAFPKPFKQYNTHLPRYTPYSILLEYMTKGMEWDDLDLLSKHLENVNKSLLKSHKEKEDEFIANDFAFNASAVTFCCVKDSNNAKVLRKAYGSSLSCKGKIERKIMIAVSALHVWDRAVSYAVCCAGQGHPITFPERVECMTYSFIQRKKIPPCNKCFKMYKLKAIPEHEAHNKMEHWPYGNCAENESLSRLLQCDEDVRREICIIDENGRKVMNRQDIENKFKEEYEDEIKRTARNNLTPRKVTLPLGEWNFFSPD